TGTCACATTGAATTGTATCTCTCATTGATAGTTGAGCGGTTAGTAAATCTTCAACGGGCATTTTTAACAACACTGTTaacatttcattttcatcACTTGGATCTATGTCTAAATAGTGACAAAACTCCATCCCTAATGGTTTCCCTTTTGTCCAAGGATCCATAACGGTTCCACTTTGTATGATGGCTTTATGAAAAAGCCCTTTAGCCATTGGGgacattattaaataatgaacGCAAGCCCCTCCGGCACTTTCAccaaaaattgttacatttcCGGGATCACCACCGAAACTTTTTATGTTCTCTTGAACCCATTTTAAAGCCATAACTTGATCTTTCATACCAGCATTACCTGGTATCTTTAAATTAGGAtcttttaatgataaaaatcctaaaacataaatttagaTAAATATCTCATTAAATGTATATTTTAGTTTACCTAATACTCCTAATCTATAAGCGATTGTTACAAGAACAACATTTTGGTTTACTAAATAATCGGCACCGTAAAGTTTTTCTGTTGGAGACCCAGAAGTGAATCCCCCACCGTGAATAAAAACCATAACTGCTTTTGGGGTGAATCCCTTACCGTTTGGTAgctaaaaatttgttttaaatatgtcgtgtattttaatttaaaataaatttacttgtGGAGTGTAAACATTGAGATAAAGACAGTCTTCTTTTCCAATTATCTTCATTTCCATGGTATCGAAACAATAACAACCTTCTTGCTCGTCAATAGCTTTTCTTATTCCATTCCAGGGCTCAGGAGGTAAAGGagcctatttttatttttttgaagaaataaattgaGGTCATCATTTACTGTGGAGATTAATTGTTTCTTactttaaatcttaattttccAACTGGCGGTTTAGCATAAGGAATTCCTCTGAAGCTATAATATTTTCCCCCAAAAAAATCGGTTCTTTCTTTTCCTTCTAAAACACCTTGTTTTGTTTGAACTTGATGAGACATCTTCGTCATGCAACGGTAAAATCGGGACTAACAAAATCTCCTAACGAGATAACCGGGCTACCGTTATAGAACAAGATAGGCTGAATTAGCCTTGGCtttcaatataattttattgtgaaTCTGTTTTATGTAATATgggtatatatatatacacatGATAAAGCTTTTAAGTggtactttaattaaaaataacaaaaggAGTAATTTTTATGGcattattaattgattatttGTAGGtgaaacgaaataaaaaatagctGAGAGATGatgattttcataaaaagaGATAATACCAGGAAAGTGGGTGACTAATttgttttgattaattaatattttggagGTGATACGAAATTAGAAACGGGTGACAGATGAtgatatgaacaaaaaaaggttgttattaatttctttatgtaaTCATTTTAAGCTAAGTACACAGATaagtaaaaaacaaaacattttagaaatttGTGATCTAAAtcagaaaaagaagaatatatTACTCTACAGGTGGGCAAATTTGCACATGCTAggatttaaaaagaatcaagTCAGCACTCCCAAAAGGTCAACAGTTTTTCATTGGTCCTTTACATATTAGTAACTGTTGATATAACTCTAATTGATTCTAGTTatgaatattttcaagatgacAAGATAGCGTCGAAAAAGCTTCTTGCGTTGTTTGAGAGGATTTGAGAGGTTGGAGAAAGTTACGCAACTTGCTACTAGTTATGATATTGCAGAACGTGAAACAAAAGAAATACATTCTCAGGATGTGAATGTTCAAGGGGAGAAAGAAAAAGGATtggaaacaaaaatttaaaacgtgtCATCGTTGTGGAAGAAACCATGATGTTGCTAAATGTCTGGCAAAAGATTGTAAATGCAtcatttgtaataaaatgggGCATACGTCAAAGATGTGTAGAATCACGAATGTAAAGGCGACCGAGGCAGAAGGAAGAGGAGAATGAAGGAAGAAACGTTCGGTTTCgtcgaaatatttttatttctattggCCACCTTCACTATTTCAACAACTTGCTTGTTAGAAATGGTAAGAACTTCTCGCTTGTCCTTCCATTTACAAACAGTAACGTTACCATTTCGCTGCCAAAATATCTCTCCTTTTTTTAGTTTACGATTTAGAACATCCTTGGGATTTCCTTTTCTATCATTTCGTAGCGTTCCACACACATACGTTTTTCGTGTAGTCAATATATTTGCAAGAGTAACagagttataaaaattatccaTGTAGACTGTATATCCTTTGTCCAGATAGTCCTCAACTAAATGTAGAACAACGTCAGTAGTGTGACCTGAATTATGTTCATTTTTTTCAGATTTTCagctataaattttaattttgagaacAATACCATCAGACTCACAAACGCCATAACATCATTCATTCGTcgatataaatgtttttatttggCACATAGTTT
This genomic stretch from Onthophagus taurus isolate NC chromosome 7, IU_Otau_3.0, whole genome shotgun sequence harbors:
- the LOC111420596 gene encoding esterase B1-like — protein: MTKMSHQVQTKQGVLEGKERTDFFGGKYYSFRGIPYAKPPVGKLRFKAPLPPEPWNGIRKAIDEQEGCYCFDTMEMKIIGKEDCLYLNVYTPQLPNGKGFTPKAVMVFIHGGGFTSGSPTEKLYGADYLVNQNVVLVTIAYRLGVLGFLSLKDPNLKIPGNAGMKDQVMALKWVQENIKSFGGDPGNVTIFGESAGGACVHYLIMSPMAKGLFHKAIIQSGTVMDPWTKGKPLGMEFCHYLDIDPSDENEMLTVLLKMPVEDLLTAQLSMRDTIQCDTLRYIAPVVEKSKKNAFLSEDPIDLLIQGKYNKVPILMGYNSKEGLVCGYLPGAVPRGNNLEEFIPYNMRLDRGSHFAMTIAAKLKEFYFPNDTNISGDPLYDLYTDTLFSRGIYKSSLYHVETSQNPVYLYKFSMDGDLNVLKHFIQAAKEPGACHGDELGYLFSNAYKKDVPKNSKEYKGILIMIHSWTNFAKIGNPNGNGDEIINVEWKPVTKDKINFMELDFDLKSGVYPDKERMELWNEIFKIKSHTMKY